From a single Streptomyces sp. NBC_00377 genomic region:
- the sucD gene encoding succinate--CoA ligase subunit alpha — MAIFLNKDSKIIVQGMTGATGMKHTKLMLADGSNIVGGVNPRKAGTSVDIDGTEIPVFGTVAEAIEKTGANVSVLFVPPAFAKAAVVEAIDAEIPLAVVITEGIAVHDSAAFYAYAGSKGDKTRIIGPNCPGLITPGQSNAGIIPGDITKPGRIGLVSKSGTLTYQMMYELRDIGFSSAVGIGGDPIIGTTHIDALAAFEADPDTDLIVMIGEIGGDAEERAAAFIKDNVKKPVVGYVAGFTAPEGKTMGHAGAIVSGSSGTAQAKKEALEAAGVKVGKTPTETAKLAREILAAG; from the coding sequence ATGGCTATCTTCCTGAACAAGGACAGCAAGATCATCGTCCAGGGCATGACCGGTGCCACGGGCATGAAGCACACCAAGCTCATGCTGGCGGACGGCTCCAACATCGTCGGTGGCGTGAACCCCCGCAAGGCGGGCACCTCCGTCGACATCGACGGCACCGAGATCCCGGTCTTCGGCACCGTCGCCGAGGCGATCGAGAAGACGGGCGCCAACGTGTCCGTCCTCTTCGTGCCGCCGGCCTTCGCGAAGGCCGCCGTCGTCGAGGCGATCGACGCCGAGATCCCCCTCGCGGTCGTCATCACCGAGGGCATCGCCGTCCACGACTCGGCCGCGTTCTACGCGTACGCCGGGTCCAAGGGCGACAAGACCCGGATCATCGGCCCGAACTGCCCCGGTCTCATCACGCCGGGCCAGTCGAACGCCGGCATCATCCCGGGCGACATCACGAAGCCGGGCCGCATCGGTCTGGTCTCGAAGTCCGGCACGCTGACCTACCAGATGATGTACGAGCTGCGTGACATCGGCTTCTCGTCCGCCGTCGGCATCGGTGGCGACCCGATCATCGGCACGACGCACATCGACGCGCTCGCCGCGTTCGAGGCCGACCCCGACACCGACCTGATCGTCATGATCGGTGAGATCGGCGGCGACGCCGAGGAGCGGGCCGCGGCCTTCATCAAGGACAACGTGAAGAAGCCGGTCGTCGGCTACGTCGCGGGCTTCACCGCGCCCGAGGGCAAGACCATGGGCCACGCCGGCGCCATCGTCTCCGGTTCCTCCGGCACCGCCCAGGCGAAGAAGGAGGCCCTCGAGGCCGCCGGCGTCAAGGTCGGCAAGACGCCGACCGAGACGGCGAAGCTGGCCCGCGAGATCCTCGCGGCCGGCTGA
- a CDS encoding sigma factor-like helix-turn-helix DNA-binding protein yields the protein MTQSPATPLPSPDQCRHLRVAASLTQAQVAARVGVTQGTVRAWESGRTTPRGHRREAYAKLLASLTGTAEATDTLKTNTRKAAPPTRMTVRRGKDSGSPRAASAPATTPVTRAPVATPPGTSPTPAQAFDALYAFCAPALVRQTYLLSGRRELARESVERAFQLAWQRWPEVAVDRDPPGWVRATAYEYALSPWHRFRPRYRNPEPPPADASDRALLDALLALPAPYRRTLLLYDGLGLDLPETAAETEASTPAAANRLLHARAAVAERLPELANPARLHRRLAEVASAERLRAAKPPTVRTGGEQRARFWTRTAIAFTVAIVGATALTLRTAPTRYEPPVPPGETVQGVPPRAAPGTLSNKELKLRSKLRSETQHGPQRLIPLPG from the coding sequence GTGACCCAGAGCCCTGCCACCCCGCTCCCCTCCCCCGACCAGTGCCGACACCTGCGCGTGGCGGCCTCGTTGACGCAGGCTCAGGTCGCCGCGCGGGTGGGGGTCACCCAGGGGACGGTGCGCGCGTGGGAGTCCGGCCGCACGACACCGCGCGGCCACAGGCGGGAGGCGTACGCAAAGCTGCTGGCATCACTGACCGGGACGGCCGAAGCGACGGACACCCTGAAGACGAACACCCGGAAGGCGGCACCTCCCACCCGGATGACGGTGCGCCGGGGCAAGGACTCAGGATCCCCCCGAGCGGCATCGGCCCCCGCGACCACCCCGGTCACCCGCGCTCCCGTCGCCACTCCGCCCGGCACGTCCCCGACCCCCGCTCAGGCCTTCGACGCGCTCTACGCCTTCTGCGCCCCCGCGCTCGTACGGCAGACCTACCTGCTCTCCGGGCGGCGCGAACTGGCGCGGGAGTCGGTCGAGCGGGCGTTCCAACTGGCCTGGCAGCGCTGGCCCGAGGTGGCCGTGGACCGCGACCCGCCGGGCTGGGTACGGGCGACGGCGTACGAGTACGCACTGTCCCCCTGGCACCGGTTCCGGCCCCGTTACCGCAACCCGGAGCCGCCCCCGGCCGACGCGTCCGACCGTGCGCTGCTGGACGCCCTGCTGGCCCTCCCCGCGCCGTACCGCCGCACGCTCCTCCTCTACGACGGTCTCGGCCTCGATCTCCCGGAGACCGCGGCGGAGACGGAGGCGAGCACGCCCGCGGCCGCGAACCGGCTGCTGCACGCCCGCGCGGCCGTCGCCGAGCGGCTGCCCGAGCTGGCGAACCCCGCCCGGCTGCACCGGCGGCTGGCGGAGGTGGCGTCCGCCGAACGGCTGCGCGCCGCCAAGCCGCCCACGGTGCGGACCGGCGGCGAGCAGCGGGCACGCTTCTGGACCAGGACGGCGATCGCGTTCACGGTCGCGATCGTCGGCGCGACCGCGCTGACCCTGCGTACCGCGCCCACCCGCTACGAGCCCCCGGTTCCCCCCGGCGAGACCGTCCAGGGCGTCCCCCCGCGGGCGGCCCCGGGCACGCTCTCGAACAAGGAACTGAAACTGCGGTCCAAGCTGAGATCCGAGACCCAGCACGGTCCCCAGCGGCTCATCCCCCTGCCCGGCTGA
- the purN gene encoding phosphoribosylglycinamide formyltransferase produces the protein MAAKPVAKRLVVLVSGSGTNLQALLDAIATTGVDTYGAEIVAVGADREGVEGLARAERAGIPTFVAKVKDFGSRKEWDAALAEAVAAHEPDLVVSAGFMKIVGKEFLARFGGRFVNTHPALLPSFPGAHGVRDALAYGARVTGCTVHFVDDGVDTGPIIAQGVVEVRDEDDESALHERIKEVERRLLVEVVGRLARNGYRIEGRKVVIQ, from the coding sequence GTGGCCGCCAAGCCCGTGGCCAAGCGCCTCGTCGTGCTGGTCTCCGGATCCGGTACGAACCTCCAGGCTCTCCTCGACGCCATCGCGACCACCGGCGTCGACACCTACGGCGCCGAGATCGTGGCCGTCGGAGCCGACCGTGAGGGTGTCGAGGGGCTCGCCCGTGCCGAGCGTGCCGGGATCCCCACCTTCGTGGCGAAGGTCAAGGACTTCGGAAGCCGCAAGGAGTGGGACGCCGCGCTCGCCGAGGCGGTGGCCGCGCACGAGCCGGACCTCGTCGTCTCCGCCGGGTTCATGAAGATCGTGGGGAAGGAATTCCTGGCACGGTTCGGGGGGCGGTTCGTCAACACGCACCCGGCCCTGCTGCCCAGCTTTCCCGGGGCCCACGGTGTGCGGGACGCGCTCGCGTACGGCGCCCGGGTCACCGGCTGCACCGTCCACTTCGTCGACGACGGCGTCGACACCGGACCGATCATCGCCCAGGGCGTGGTCGAGGTCCGGGACGAGGACGACGAGAGCGCTCTGCACGAGCGCATCAAGGAAGTCGAGCGAAGGCTGCTCGTCGAGGTCGTGGGGCGGCTCGCCCGCAACGGCTATCGCATTGAGGGACGAAAGGTAGTTATCCAGTGA
- a CDS encoding VWA domain-containing protein, whose translation MTTIDAGTTEAGQERLRRWRLVLGGETADGTGHGLSGRDAAMDGALTALYGKDGAARGGRDRSAGLGASAPSVARWLGDIRTYFPSSVVQIMQRDAMDRLGLSALLLEPEMLEAVEADVHLVGTLLSLNKAMPETTKETARAVVRKVVEDLEKRLATRTRAALTGALDRGTRVRRPRHHDIDWNRTIAANLKHYLPEYGTVVPERLVGYGRASRSVRKEVILCIDQSGSMASSVVYASVFGAVLASMRAISTRLVVFDTSVVDLTDRLDDPVDVLFGTRLGGGTDINRALAYCGSQITRPAETVVVLISDLYEGGIRDEMLKRVAAMKASGVQFVALLALSDEGAPAYDREHAAALAVLGAPAFACTPDLFPEVLAAAIEKRPLPVPDTA comes from the coding sequence ATGACGACGATCGACGCGGGGACGACGGAAGCCGGACAGGAGCGGTTGCGGCGCTGGCGGCTGGTGCTCGGGGGCGAGACGGCGGACGGGACCGGCCACGGGCTCTCCGGGCGGGACGCGGCGATGGACGGGGCGCTCACCGCGCTCTACGGGAAGGACGGCGCGGCGCGCGGGGGGCGGGACCGCTCGGCCGGGCTCGGGGCGTCGGCGCCGTCGGTGGCCCGCTGGCTCGGGGACATCCGGACGTACTTCCCCTCCTCCGTCGTACAGATCATGCAGCGCGACGCCATGGACCGGCTCGGGCTGTCCGCGCTCCTGCTGGAGCCGGAGATGCTGGAGGCGGTGGAGGCCGACGTGCATCTCGTCGGCACGCTGCTCTCGCTGAACAAGGCGATGCCCGAGACGACGAAGGAGACGGCACGGGCCGTGGTCCGCAAGGTCGTCGAGGATCTGGAGAAGCGGCTCGCCACCCGCACCCGTGCCGCCCTCACCGGTGCCCTCGACCGTGGCACGCGGGTCCGCCGTCCACGTCATCACGACATCGACTGGAACCGCACGATCGCCGCCAATCTCAAGCACTACCTGCCCGAGTACGGGACGGTCGTGCCGGAGCGGCTCGTAGGGTACGGACGGGCGTCGCGGTCCGTGCGCAAGGAGGTGATCCTCTGCATCGACCAGTCGGGGTCGATGGCGTCGTCGGTGGTGTACGCCTCGGTCTTCGGGGCGGTGCTGGCGTCGATGCGGGCGATCAGCACCCGGCTCGTCGTCTTCGACACGTCGGTCGTCGACCTCACCGACCGGCTCGACGACCCCGTGGACGTCCTGTTCGGCACCCGGCTCGGCGGCGGTACGGACATCAACCGGGCGCTCGCGTACTGCGGGTCGCAGATCACCCGGCCCGCCGAGACGGTGGTGGTGCTCATCAGCGACCTGTACGAGGGCGGTATACGGGACGAGATGCTCAAGCGGGTCGCGGCGATGAAGGCGTCGGGCGTGCAGTTCGTCGCGTTGCTCGCGCTGTCGGACGAGGGGGCGCCCGCCTACGACCGTGAGCACGCGGCCGCCCTCGCGGTGCTGGGGGCGCCGGCGTTCGCCTGCACGCCCGATCTCTTCCCGGAGGTCTTGGCGGCGGCGATCGAGAAGCGTCCGCTGCCGGTGCCGGACACCGCCTGA
- the sucC gene encoding ADP-forming succinate--CoA ligase subunit beta, translating into MDLFEYQARDLFAKHDVPVLAGEVIDTPEAARAATERLGGKSVVKAQVKVGGRGKAGGVKLAATPDEAVARATDILGMDIKGHTVHKVMIAETAPEILEEYYVSFLLDRANRTFLSIASVEGGMEIEEVAATRPEAVAKTPIDANEGVTPEKAREIVEAARFPAEVADKVANVLVTLWKTFIEEDALLVEVNPLAKVASGDVIALDGKVSLDENAEFRQPGHEEFVDHASANPLEAAAKAKNLNYVKLDGEVGIIGNGAGLVMSTLDVVAYAGEAHGGVKPANFLDIGGGASAAVMANGLEIILGDPDVKSVFVNVFGGITACDEVANGIVQALQLLADKGEEVTKPLVVRLDGNNAELGRKILSDANHPLVQRVDTMDGAADKAAELAAAK; encoded by the coding sequence GTGGACCTGTTCGAGTACCAGGCGAGGGACCTCTTCGCCAAGCACGATGTACCGGTGCTGGCCGGTGAAGTCATCGACACGCCTGAGGCGGCCCGCGCAGCCACCGAGCGTCTCGGTGGCAAGTCCGTCGTCAAGGCCCAGGTGAAGGTCGGCGGCCGCGGCAAGGCCGGCGGCGTGAAGCTGGCCGCCACCCCGGACGAGGCCGTCGCCCGTGCGACGGACATCCTCGGCATGGACATCAAGGGCCACACGGTCCACAAGGTGATGATCGCCGAGACGGCCCCGGAGATCCTGGAGGAGTACTACGTCTCCTTCCTCCTCGACCGTGCCAACCGCACCTTCCTCTCCATCGCGTCCGTCGAGGGCGGCATGGAGATCGAGGAGGTGGCGGCCACCCGTCCGGAGGCCGTCGCCAAGACGCCGATCGACGCCAACGAGGGTGTGACCCCCGAGAAGGCCCGCGAGATCGTCGAGGCCGCGAGGTTCCCGGCCGAGGTCGCCGACAAGGTCGCCAACGTCCTCGTGACGCTGTGGAAGACCTTCATCGAGGAGGACGCCCTCCTCGTCGAGGTCAACCCGCTGGCGAAGGTCGCCTCCGGCGACGTCATCGCCCTCGACGGCAAGGTGTCGCTGGACGAGAACGCCGAGTTCCGTCAGCCGGGCCACGAGGAGTTCGTCGACCACGCGTCGGCCAACCCGCTCGAGGCCGCCGCCAAGGCGAAGAACCTCAACTACGTCAAGCTCGACGGCGAGGTCGGCATCATCGGCAACGGCGCGGGTCTCGTCATGAGCACCCTGGACGTCGTCGCGTACGCCGGTGAGGCGCACGGTGGCGTCAAGCCCGCCAACTTCCTCGACATCGGCGGTGGCGCCTCCGCCGCCGTCATGGCGAACGGCCTGGAGATCATCCTCGGCGACCCGGACGTCAAGTCCGTCTTCGTCAACGTCTTCGGTGGCATCACCGCCTGTGACGAGGTCGCCAACGGCATCGTCCAGGCGCTCCAGCTGCTCGCGGACAAGGGTGAGGAAGTCACCAAGCCGCTGGTCGTCCGTCTCGACGGCAACAACGCCGAGCTGGGTCGCAAGATCCTCTCCGACGCCAACCACCCGCTGGTCCAGCGTGTGGACACCATGGACGGCGCGGCCGACAAGGCCGCCGAGCTCGCGGCTGCGAAGTAA
- the purH gene encoding bifunctional phosphoribosylaminoimidazolecarboxamide formyltransferase/IMP cyclohydrolase, whose translation MTADSTVTAESGKRGIRRALVSVYDKTGLEELARGLHESGVELVSTGSTASRIAAAGVPVTKVEELTGFPECLDGRVKTLHPKVHAGILADLRLESHRQQLDELGVAPFDLVVVNLYPFRETVASGASEDECVEQIDIGGPSMVRAAAKNHPSVAVVTSPARYGDVLSAVQSGGFDLAARKRLAAEAFQHTAAYDVAVASWFASSYAPVDESRFPDFLGGTWERKSTLRYGENPHQPAALYVDGSGGGLAEAEQLHGKEMSYNNYTDTDAAHRAAYDHAEPAVAIIKHANPCGIAVGADVAEAHRRAHACDPLSAFGGVIAVNRPVSREMAEQVAEIFTEVIVAPGYEEGALEALTKKKNIRVLKAPQGPSGAVELKPVGGGALLQVTDRLQADGDDPANWTLATGEALDAAELAELAFAWRACRAVKSNAILLAKGGASVGVGMGQVNRVDSAKLAVERAGEERARGSYAASDAFFPFPDGLEVLVEAGVKAVVQPGGSVRDELVVEAAKKAGVTMYFTGTRHFFH comes from the coding sequence GTGACCGCCGACAGCACTGTCACGGCAGAGAGCGGCAAGCGGGGCATCCGTCGCGCGCTCGTCAGCGTCTACGACAAGACCGGTCTGGAGGAGCTCGCGCGCGGGCTGCACGAGAGCGGCGTCGAGCTCGTCTCCACCGGGTCCACCGCCTCCCGTATCGCCGCCGCCGGCGTCCCCGTCACCAAGGTGGAGGAGCTCACGGGCTTCCCGGAGTGCCTGGACGGCCGGGTGAAGACCCTGCACCCCAAGGTGCACGCCGGCATCCTCGCCGACCTGCGGCTCGAGAGCCACCGGCAGCAGCTGGACGAGCTGGGCGTCGCGCCGTTCGACCTCGTCGTCGTCAACCTCTACCCCTTCCGGGAGACCGTCGCCTCGGGCGCCTCCGAGGACGAGTGCGTCGAGCAGATCGACATCGGCGGGCCGTCCATGGTGCGCGCCGCCGCCAAGAACCACCCGTCGGTCGCCGTGGTCACCAGCCCGGCGCGCTACGGCGACGTCCTCTCGGCCGTGCAGTCCGGCGGCTTCGACCTCGCCGCCCGCAAGCGGCTCGCCGCCGAGGCCTTCCAGCACACCGCCGCCTACGACGTGGCCGTGGCCTCCTGGTTCGCCTCCTCCTACGCGCCCGTGGACGAGTCGCGGTTCCCCGACTTCCTCGGCGGCACCTGGGAGCGCAAGAGCACCCTGCGCTACGGCGAGAACCCGCACCAGCCCGCCGCGCTGTACGTCGACGGCAGCGGTGGCGGTCTCGCCGAGGCCGAGCAGCTGCACGGCAAGGAGATGTCGTACAACAACTACACGGACACGGACGCCGCGCACCGTGCCGCGTACGACCACGCCGAGCCGGCTGTCGCGATCATCAAGCACGCCAACCCGTGCGGGATCGCCGTCGGCGCGGACGTCGCCGAGGCGCACCGCAGGGCGCACGCCTGTGACCCGCTGTCGGCGTTCGGCGGTGTGATCGCCGTGAACCGGCCGGTCAGCAGGGAGATGGCGGAGCAGGTCGCCGAGATCTTCACCGAGGTCATCGTCGCGCCCGGCTACGAGGAGGGGGCCCTCGAGGCCCTCACCAAGAAGAAGAACATCCGGGTGCTGAAGGCTCCGCAGGGTCCCTCGGGTGCCGTCGAGCTCAAGCCCGTCGGCGGCGGCGCGCTGCTCCAGGTCACCGACCGGCTTCAGGCCGACGGCGACGACCCGGCCAACTGGACCCTGGCGACCGGCGAGGCGCTCGACGCGGCCGAACTGGCCGAGCTGGCCTTCGCCTGGCGGGCCTGCCGGGCCGTCAAGTCCAACGCCATCCTGCTCGCGAAGGGCGGTGCGTCGGTCGGCGTGGGCATGGGGCAGGTCAACCGGGTCGACTCGGCGAAGCTGGCCGTCGAGCGGGCCGGTGAGGAGCGGGCGCGCGGCTCCTACGCCGCCTCCGACGCCTTCTTCCCCTTCCCGGACGGGCTGGAGGTCCTGGTCGAGGCGGGCGTCAAGGCCGTGGTGCAGCCCGGTGGTTCGGTCCGTGACGAGCTGGTCGTCGAGGCCGCGAAGAAGGCGGGCGTGACGATGTACTTCACGGGTACGCGCCACTTCTTCCACTGA
- a CDS encoding cell division protein PerM, with the protein MTGVIQMTARRPSLSPLLSRMRDRSSGLAAGLLGGALAAGLGFGSFAVLVMVLWISSPYPDSGPGGALHVAAALWLLAHGAEVVRVDTLSGVPAPVGVTPLLLLGLPVWLVWRAARDAVEGGYDDEGTVSGSAPAAWAGVVLGYLAVGSGTACYAAGGALRPSWAWTAVCVPVVAALAAGAGAWSAQGRPRGSVDSALLLLPGGVRRLFPGVDGRERLGVAGRAAGAGAAVLFGGGVLLVAVSSVWHLGAAREAFLQLTEGWSGRFAVLLLCVALVPNAAVWGAAYALGPGFVLGAGHVVAPLSSDPAPLLPQFPLLAAVPEAGSGTLWNWAAGVVPVAAGVTLGVFVARAAGGPGSRNSTVGGAGAVGAAGARGAWSRGRTVGVVLLAGVGCGVLMGTLAGLSGGPLGVSALARFGPVWWQVGGAVVPWTVGVGMPVAVAVRGWRCRKRSTGSQGGTRRTWRGRRGVREESGVPLTESELYDFSSVGHGGPARHVEPAEAVGHAGTAGFRGAGGYAGTDALVDRGPALPPAPAGFAGPAEPVAWLDPPEPLDALDSSELVDPMDPADHVEPVWHRGAAREVRWAALREAGEDEEPRESKGPQEDEGSRESKGPQEGKGADEGR; encoded by the coding sequence ATGACGGGCGTGATCCAGATGACCGCTCGCCGACCGTCGTTGTCGCCCCTGCTCAGCCGGATGCGTGACCGATCATCCGGGCTGGCCGCCGGCCTCCTGGGGGGAGCGCTCGCGGCCGGGCTCGGGTTCGGTTCGTTCGCCGTGCTCGTGATGGTGCTGTGGATCAGCTCGCCGTATCCCGACAGCGGGCCGGGCGGCGCGCTGCATGTCGCCGCCGCGCTCTGGCTGTTGGCCCACGGCGCCGAGGTGGTGCGTGTGGACACGCTGTCCGGGGTTCCGGCACCGGTCGGCGTCACACCGCTGTTGCTGCTGGGGCTGCCGGTGTGGCTGGTGTGGCGCGCGGCGCGAGACGCGGTGGAAGGGGGGTACGACGACGAGGGCACGGTGTCCGGCAGTGCCCCCGCGGCGTGGGCGGGTGTGGTGCTCGGCTACCTCGCGGTCGGATCGGGAACCGCCTGTTACGCCGCCGGCGGTGCGCTGCGGCCCTCGTGGGCGTGGACGGCGGTGTGCGTGCCGGTGGTCGCGGCGTTGGCCGCCGGGGCGGGGGCGTGGTCGGCACAGGGCCGTCCCCGCGGGTCCGTGGACAGCGCGCTGCTCCTGCTGCCCGGCGGGGTGCGGCGGCTGTTCCCCGGGGTGGACGGGCGGGAGCGGCTCGGGGTCGCCGGGCGGGCGGCGGGAGCCGGTGCGGCGGTGCTCTTCGGGGGCGGGGTGTTGTTGGTGGCGGTGTCCTCGGTGTGGCACCTGGGTGCGGCCCGGGAGGCGTTTCTGCAACTGACGGAGGGGTGGTCGGGGCGGTTCGCGGTGCTGTTGCTGTGTGTGGCGCTGGTGCCGAACGCGGCCGTGTGGGGGGCGGCGTACGCCCTCGGGCCGGGGTTCGTCCTCGGCGCCGGGCATGTGGTGGCGCCGTTGTCCTCCGACCCGGCGCCCCTGCTGCCACAGTTCCCGCTGCTGGCGGCGGTGCCCGAGGCGGGGAGCGGAACACTGTGGAACTGGGCGGCGGGGGTCGTGCCGGTGGCCGCCGGAGTCACGCTGGGCGTGTTCGTGGCGCGGGCGGCGGGTGGCCCGGGAAGCCGGAACAGCACGGTGGGCGGGGCTGGCGCGGTGGGGGCGGCCGGGGCCCGGGGCGCTTGGTCCCGGGGGAGGACCGTGGGGGTTGTGCTGCTGGCGGGGGTCGGGTGCGGGGTGCTGATGGGGACGCTCGCGGGGTTGAGCGGTGGGCCGTTGGGGGTTTCCGCACTGGCTCGGTTCGGACCGGTGTGGTGGCAGGTGGGGGGCGCGGTGGTCCCGTGGACCGTGGGGGTGGGGATGCCGGTGGCAGTGGCGGTGCGGGGGTGGCGGTGCAGGAAGCGGAGCACCGGGTCACAGGGAGGGACCCGGAGGACCTGGAGGGGGCGGCGTGGGGTGCGCGAGGAGTCGGGTGTGCCCCTGACGGAGTCGGAGCTGTACGACTTCTCGTCCGTCGGGCACGGCGGTCCGGCGCGGCACGTCGAGCCTGCCGAGGCCGTGGGGCACGCCGGGACGGCCGGGTTCCGCGGGGCCGGCGGCTACGCCGGGACCGACGCGCTGGTGGACCGCGGTCCTGCTCTGCCCCCGGCCCCGGCAGGGTTCGCCGGGCCGGCCGAGCCGGTCGCGTGGCTGGACCCGCCGGAACCTCTCGACGCGCTGGACTCGTCCGAGCTGGTCGACCCCATGGATCCGGCGGATCACGTCGAGCCGGTGTGGCACCGGGGTGCGGCTCGGGAGGTCCGCTGGGCGGCGTTGCGGGAAGCGGGGGAGGACGAGGAGCCGCGGGAGAGCAAGGGGCCGCAGGAGGACGAGGGATCGCGGGAGAGCAAGGGACCGCAGGAGGGCAAGGGGGCCGACGAGGGACGGTGA